One genomic region from Nitrospira sp. encodes:
- a CDS encoding response regulator has protein sequence MVTASCQAGTQPTVLVIDDEAGPRDALNVILRTFCNVRSAENAKTALEVLDQEPIDVITLDQKLPDRHGLDLLKDIKHHRPDVEVIIVTGYGSLKSAMEGIRHGAAGYLLKPFNVNELTTLIRQTMDKKRRLDFLRRCLQTLTDLWGSEEESARAWDKVKTGYAALSDAQGDAALQQDDMNLLPLLSDILEATDRQLLNHSSRVSFHATLMASRLNLTASEQKSLALGAFLHDIGKTSIPSYRFSEDQILPSGEASLCREHPDRGARMIAPLGLPIEVGQIIASHHEQWDGQGYPRGLRGTDIPLLARIVGIAQTFDHLTADAPGRVSLPLDIATRQLSLQSHGHFDPLLLDLFLQVVKDSPLSPPTMDIAPAA, from the coding sequence ATGGTCACGGCTTCTTGTCAGGCAGGGACACAACCGACAGTCCTCGTAATTGATGATGAAGCGGGGCCCCGCGATGCCCTTAACGTGATACTTCGCACCTTCTGCAATGTTCGTTCAGCAGAAAACGCCAAGACAGCTCTTGAAGTCCTCGACCAGGAACCCATTGATGTGATCACGCTTGACCAAAAACTCCCGGATCGTCATGGACTCGATCTTCTCAAAGACATAAAGCACCATCGCCCCGACGTAGAGGTCATTATCGTCACGGGATACGGGAGCCTGAAGTCCGCCATGGAAGGTATCCGCCACGGAGCCGCCGGCTATTTGCTTAAACCTTTCAACGTGAATGAACTGACTACCCTCATTCGGCAGACGATGGACAAGAAACGCCGACTCGACTTTCTTCGCCGTTGTCTTCAGACACTAACGGATCTTTGGGGCTCAGAGGAAGAGAGCGCACGAGCATGGGACAAGGTCAAGACTGGATATGCTGCGCTGTCCGACGCACAAGGCGATGCCGCTTTACAGCAAGACGACATGAACCTACTTCCACTTTTGTCCGATATTCTGGAAGCCACAGACCGTCAATTACTCAATCATTCCAGCCGAGTGAGTTTCCATGCCACGTTGATGGCCAGCCGACTCAATCTTACCGCCTCCGAGCAAAAATCATTGGCCCTGGGGGCCTTTTTGCATGACATAGGGAAAACCAGCATCCCATCGTATAGGTTTTCAGAAGACCAGATCCTTCCGTCCGGCGAAGCATCCCTCTGTAGGGAACACCCCGACAGAGGCGCACGGATGATTGCCCCATTGGGTTTACCTATTGAGGTGGGGCAAATCATCGCATCCCATCACGAGCAATGGGATGGACAAGGCTACCCTCGTGGACTCCGAGGCACGGATATTCCGTTATTGGCCCGCATTGTCGGCATCGCTCAGACGTTCGATCATCTGACCGCCGACGCACCTGGGCGCGTCTCTCTCCCACTGGATATCGCGACCCGCCAGCTCTCCCTTCAATCCCATGGACATTTCGATCCGCTGTTATTGGATCTCTTCCTACAAGTCGTGAAGGACTCGCCCCTCTCGCCTCCCACCATGGACATCGCCCCCGCCGCTTGA